TATTTAAAATTAAAAATTACTGATAATCTTTCTGGAATAAAATCATATAGAGGAGAGATTGATGGCAAGTGGGTATTGTTTGAATATGAGCCTAAAAAAAACGTATTGACTTACGATTTTAATGATGGTAAAATTGAAGGCGTAAAACACAAGTTAAAACTAACGGTTGTTGATAATGTAAACAATACTAATGTGTATATTGCATCGTTTAATACCAAGTAGGATAGCTACATGTCATCGTCGTAATTTATAAATTCGGCATAGTAAACCGATTGGAGTATTAAACCATATTTCACTAAAGACAATCATTGTTGAAAGCATCAATTTCTTTTTTAGTCGTATTTTTCTTTTTTACCAGTATTGCTTTTGCACAAACAGCAACTATAAAAGGTACTGTGAAAAATGAAGAAGGCAAACCTATTGAAGATGTTTCTGTTATCTATAACCAAAAGGGAACTACTACCGATAGTAATGGAACGTATACACTTTCTCTTCCTGCAAACACAGAGGTTACCGTTATCTTTAGTCATATTGCATACACCACTCTCAATAAAAAAGTGAAAATTCCCAAAAACAGAAATTTGTTTTTTTCACCTAAACTTAAAATTAAAATTGAAGAAATAGAGACGGTTGTTGTTAAGGATAAAAAAGATGATGCTCAAGGCATTGATAAAGTACCTATTGAAACGATAAAAAAATTACCGAGTGCTAATGCGGGAATAGAAGGTACTTTAAAAAATATTGGACTAGGTGTAAGTGGTAATAATGAATTGAGCACACAGTACAATGTAAGAGGTGGTAATTATGATGAGAATTTAGTTTATGTTAATGGTATTGAAGTATACAGACCCTTCTTAGTCCGTTCTGGTCAGCAAGAAGGTTTAAGTTTTGTAAACCCTAATTTAACACAAAATGTCAAATTTTCTGCAGGTGGATTTCAAGCAAAATATGGCGATAAATTATCTTCCGTTTTAGATATTACCTATAAGAAACCTAAATCTTTTGGCATTGGATTAGAAGCAAGTCTTTTGGGAGGAAGTTTGACAGCAGAAGGAATCTCTAAAGACCAAAAACTCACTGCCATATTGGGAGCTAGATATAGAAATAATAGTCTTTTTGTAAATAAAAAAGATATTGAAACCAACTTTAAACCCAATTTCACAGATGTTCAGACCTACATTACATATCAATTTAATAATAAGTTTAGTTTAGATTTTTTAGGTAATTTCTCTCTTAATAATTACAAATACACACCTGTTAGTAGAGAAACGAAATTTGGTACAATTAGTGATCCCAAAGCCCTTATTGTAAATTACAGAGGTAAAGAAACTGATCAATACTTAACGCTTTTTGGTGCTTTAAAAGGCACTTATTTAGTAAATGATAATCTTAAATTAGAATTAACATCATCTGCTTATAATACGCAAGAAGAAGAACATTACGATATTTTAGCTTTTTATGGTATTGGCAATGTAAATGCCGATTTTGGTAGTGATAGCTTTGGAGATGTAGAATTTTCGCAAGCCATTGGTTCGCAATTAGACCATGCTCGTAATGATTTAGATGCTTTAATAACAAACATTCAAGTAAAAGCAACGCTAAAAAAAGACAAACACCTTTTTGAATTTGGAGCGAAATACCAATTAGAAGACATAAAAGACCGTATTGTTGAATGGGAAGTGATTGACTCTGCTGGGTTCTCCTTAAGACCTCCTAACTTGCTGCCAAATAATGATGAACCTTATAATTCTTATACAGGACCAATTGTACCATTTACCAGCGTAAGAGCTACAAACAATGTTCAAATCAACAGAATTTCAGGATTTGGACAATGGAGTAAATCAACATATATAAATGACACTCAACTGTGGTTTAACTTAGGTGTTAGAGCTCAAAACTGGAAAGTTAAAGCTGAAGGCATTGAAGAAAAAGGACATACAGTGATAAGTCCTCGAGCACAATTTGCAATAAAACCAGATTGGAAAAAAGACATGCTTTTCAGAGTTTCCGGTGGTTATTATTACCAACCTCCATTCTATAGAGAATTAAGAGATTCTTCTGGTATGGTGCACCCAGAAGTAAAAGCCCAAAGATCTATTCATTTTGTATTGGGGAATGACTACAGTTTTAAGTTATGGAATAGACCTTTTAAATTGGTTACTGAAGCCTATTATAAATCTTTAACTGATGTAAATCCTTTCACGGTTGACAACGTACAAATACGTTATAGAGCCGAAAATAATGCTAAAGCTTATGCTGTAGGATTTGATGCTCGAATCAATGGAGAATTTGTAGAAGGTACAGAATCTTACTTTAGTTTTGGGTATCTAAAAACGGAAGAAAATATCGATAACCAAGGTTATATTGCCAGACCTACTGATCAACGTTTAAAATTTGCAGTGTTGTTTCAAGATTATGTACCAAATTATCCTAATTTAAAAATGTATTTGAATATGGTGTATAATACGGGTGTACCTGGTGGCTCTCCCTCATATGCAGACCCTTATGTTTTTCAAAGCAGATTGAAAGATTATTTCAGATCAGACATTGGCATGTCTTATGTTTTTAAAGATGCAGAAAATACCACCAACATCAAATGGCTAGAAAATTTTAAAGAATTCTCTTTGGGTATTGAACTCTTTAATATGTTTGATGTTCAAAATTCTATTACCAATACTTGGGTAAGAGATATTTCTTCATCACGCTCTATCGGAATTCCTAATTACTTATCGGGAAGGGTACTCAACGTAAAGCTAAAAATCGGTTTGTAGAAAAAGCCCATCCCTAGTCCTTCCCAAGGGAAGGGAACTTGAAACGAGTAATTTTAAATCTATTTAATAACAAAATTATAATTTATATTTGGGAAAACATATTAGGTAATGAAGCAAGTAGGATATAAAACACTGAGTGGTAGTTATTTATTAGGTAAAGTTAATCTTAAACGAGACCTACTTTATTTTGATGAAATTTATATAGATCAAAAGGATATTGATGAAGCAATAAGAATCCTAAATTCTCCTAGGAGAATTTACAATACGAAAATAATTACCGATCCTGCTTTAACAGATAACCCCCAAATAAGAAAAGAAATAGATTTTAGACTGTCTAATTTAGAATTTTTAAACCAAAAAGGGCTTATAAAAATAATAAATTCAGATGATGTTTTACGTAAGTTAATCATAAGTGATAATTTTGATAAAAAAACGATCGAGAATATAAGTAATGCAATATTAATGCAAACATTTTCAACTTCGATGAGAGAAACTTTAATGGAGAAATTACCTGCAAATATTGATACCGAAGGTTCTCTCAAAAATATAATTCTATCTGATATATTGTCTATTTTAAATATAGCTGCACCAACACCTATTTTAAAAAATTTTAATACTTCAATAAATAATAACTTCACAAAAGATTATCCTTTGCTAGAATTTGTTTTGAATAAATTCCCCATTATAAATGACAATATAAGCTTCGAACAGCTTATCGATTATAGAAACGACTCTAACTCACAAAGAAAATTTCTTGCATTAAGGAATTGGATGATTGATATCTCTAAAGGTCATTATACATTTAAAGAAATTGAAGAAAAATATCAATACCTCTACGCAGATTACGAGGCTCATTTAAAATGGCATAAAATAAGGACTAGAAAGGGAAACTTAAAAATTATCACCATTACAACAGCCGAAATTGCGGGAGATTTGGTTTCTTTTAAATGGGGAAAAGTAGCGGAAACATTTTTTAATATAATCGATAATAATTCTAAACTACCCGAATTGGAGTTAAATGCACCAGGTAAAGAAATAGGTTATG
The nucleotide sequence above comes from Aureibaculum algae. Encoded proteins:
- a CDS encoding TonB-dependent receptor, which gives rise to MKASISFLVVFFFFTSIAFAQTATIKGTVKNEEGKPIEDVSVIYNQKGTTTDSNGTYTLSLPANTEVTVIFSHIAYTTLNKKVKIPKNRNLFFSPKLKIKIEEIETVVVKDKKDDAQGIDKVPIETIKKLPSANAGIEGTLKNIGLGVSGNNELSTQYNVRGGNYDENLVYVNGIEVYRPFLVRSGQQEGLSFVNPNLTQNVKFSAGGFQAKYGDKLSSVLDITYKKPKSFGIGLEASLLGGSLTAEGISKDQKLTAILGARYRNNSLFVNKKDIETNFKPNFTDVQTYITYQFNNKFSLDFLGNFSLNNYKYTPVSRETKFGTISDPKALIVNYRGKETDQYLTLFGALKGTYLVNDNLKLELTSSAYNTQEEEHYDILAFYGIGNVNADFGSDSFGDVEFSQAIGSQLDHARNDLDALITNIQVKATLKKDKHLFEFGAKYQLEDIKDRIVEWEVIDSAGFSLRPPNLLPNNDEPYNSYTGPIVPFTSVRATNNVQINRISGFGQWSKSTYINDTQLWFNLGVRAQNWKVKAEGIEEKGHTVISPRAQFAIKPDWKKDMLFRVSGGYYYQPPFYRELRDSSGMVHPEVKAQRSIHFVLGNDYSFKLWNRPFKLVTEAYYKSLTDVNPFTVDNVQIRYRAENNAKAYAVGFDARINGEFVEGTESYFSFGYLKTEENIDNQGYIARPTDQRLKFAVLFQDYVPNYPNLKMYLNMVYNTGVPGGSPSYADPYVFQSRLKDYFRSDIGMSYVFKDAENTTNIKWLENFKEFSLGIELFNMFDVQNSITNTWVRDISSSRSIGIPNYLSGRVLNVKLKIGL